The DNA region CCTTGTGGAAGATGTAAATCACCAGTGCAAAGTATAAGACGAGCACAAGCATAACGCCCCAAAAACCAAATTCTTCTCCAATAATGGCCATAATAAAGTCATTATGCGCTTCTGGCAAGTAGCCCAGTTTTTGGATAGAGTTCCCTGCCCCACGGCCGAGGATACCACCATTTGATAAGGCATAGTAGCCATAAACCAATTGTAGACCTGTATCTTGTGCATCCGCAAATGGATTGATAAATGAAGTAAAGCGTGCAATCTGATAATTATCAATATGAGACAAGTCAAATAGGTTCAAGATAATGATAATCGAAATATATACAATAATTACCCCTAGGATTGTTTTTGTCAGCCATTTCACTGTTAGACCGGAATTCAATAAGAGAATGACTAATAAGGACCCTAAAATAAGTACCCCACCTACATCCGGGAAGAAAAATACGAGACCTAACCAAATACCAATAGCGACCGCTTCTTTCCAGTATTGAGCGACCAATTTAAATGGACTATTTATTTCAGCAATCTCCGCCTGTACTTCATCTTTAGCTAAAAAATTAGCTACCAGTATAACCAAGGCTGGTTTTGCAAACTCTACGGGTTGAATGGAGAAGGCGCCCACGCCAATCCAACCTTGCGCCCCATTAATGGTTTCCCCAAATATAATGGTAATTACTAAGAGGACTGTGACTCCACCATACATTAGCTTTTGAAAGTAGTGATGTCGCCACATTTCTGGCTTCGTAATATAAATGAGGATGATAGCGAACAAACCTGCAACCGCAAAGATTGCCTGTCTAACCAGATAATAATAAGTTGCTTGACCTGATGATGTAGCTAGGTAGGATGAAGCAGTTGTCACCATCAGTAACCCAATTATTAATAACAAGCCATATAGTATCAAAATCTTTCCGTTTAAATCCTCACAATGCGCAAGTATTCGCTGAAACGTGCTTGGTCCACCTTTAACTTGTTTGCCTTTTTTACGTTCTTTTTTTGCTTGTTTCTTTACTTTCGCTTCTTTTTGTTTTTGCTTATTTGATTGGGCTTTTTTTTCCTTGGATTCCATTGACACAATCGCCCTCCTTTATGGATTTTAAATGATGCCATACATTTATTGCTACTAGAAGTCAGTAATGGTATAGATAACCATGACTCAGTTATCCATTATAGCATAATCCGCTTCTACATTAACGGCATCCTATTTCATTTTAAAAAAAATAAAAGAGGTTTTAGCACCTGATCTACTACTCAATCTAAATCTCAAAAAAAGGCGTAGACAATTTGTCCACGCCTTATCATCTTATTTACTTCTATACCCTCATTGAGTATTGATTAACCTAGATTCTTTTTCTTAGCTGATTTTGCACGTTCAGATTCGTTTAAAATTGATTTACGTAAACGAATGCTTTCTGGTGTTACTTCACAGTACTCATCTTCATTCATGAATTCTAATGATTCTTCAAGTGTCAGTAGTTTCGGTGTTTTGATTGAAGCTGTTTGGTCTTTGTTTGAAGAACGAACATTAGTTAAGTTTTTAGAACGGATAATGTTTACAACAATATCTTTTTCACGTGTACTTTCACCAATAATCATACCACCGTATACTTGTGTACCTGGGTTAACAAAGATGGTACCACGGTCCTCAACTTGCATGATACCGTAAGTAGTTGCTTTACCAGTATCAGTTGATACTAAGGCACCGTTACGACGACCACCGATTGGTTCGTTAATGTATGGTGCATAGTGGTCAAATGTATGGTTCAAGATACCGTAACCATGTGTTAATGACATGAAGTAAGTTGTGAAACCAATCATACCACGAGCTGGTACATGGTAAGTTAAACGAGTTGTACCTAGACCTGTAGAGATCATGTCTACCATAGTACCACGACGTTGGTTTAAGGCGTCGATAATTGAACCTTGGTATTCTTCAGGTGTATCGATTTGAACTAACTCGAATGGTTCAGATTTCACGCCGTCGATGTTACGGATGATAACTTCTGGACGAGATACTTGTAACTCGTAACCTTCACGACGCATGTTTTCAATCAAGATAGACAAGTGAAGCTCACCACGACCTGAAACAATCCATGCATCCGGAGATTCTGTATTGTCTACTCGTAATGAAACGTCAGTATGTAATTCGTAACGTAAACGTTCTTCTAGTTTACGAGAAGTTACGTGTTTACCTTCTTGACCTGCGAATGGTGAATCGTTTGTTAAGAAAGTCATTTGTAATGTTGGTTCATCAATACGTAATGGCTCTAAAGCTTCTTTGATGCTTGCATCTACAACTGTTTCCCCAACGAAAATATCTTCCATACCAGAAACGGCAATAAGCTCTCCGGCTTTCGCTTCGTTAATTTCAACACGCTCTAAACCTAAGAAACCAAATAGTTTTGTTACACGGAAGTTTTTCTCAGTTCCGTCAAGTTTCATTAAGGTAACTTGGTCCCCTACACGGATAGTACCGCGGAATACACGACCAATACCGATACGACCAACATAGTCGTTATAGTCTAGTAATGATACTTGGAATTGTAAACCTTCTTCAGAGTTATCAACTGGTGCTGGGATTTCATCAAGAATTGTATCGAAGATTGGGTCCATTGTTTCTGATTGGTCAGCTGGATCGTCAGAAAGACTTGAAGTACCACTTAAAGCTGAAGCGTATACTACTGGGAAGTCTAACATTTCATCATCTGCACCTAATTCGATAAACAAGTCTAATACTTCGTCTACAACTTCTGATGGACGAGCTGATGGTTTATCAATTTTATTTACAACAACGATTGGTGTTAAGTTCGCTTCGAACGCTTTTTTCAATACAAAACGCGTTTGCGGCATTGTACCTTCATAAGCATCTACAACTAAAACTACACCGTCTACCATTGTCATGATACGCTCAACTTCACCACCGAAGTCCGCATGTCCTGGAGTATCCATGATGTTAATGTGGTGACCCTTGTAGTTTACAGCTGTATTCTTAGCTAGGATGGTGATACCACGTTCTTTCTCGATATCGTTAGAGTCCATTGCTCGCTCATCAATTTTTGTACGTTCATCTAAAGTATCTGATTGTTCCAACAATTGGTTAACCAAAGTAGTTTTACCGTGGTCAACGTGGGCAATGATTGCAACATTACGAATATCTTCACGTTTTGCCATTTTTAAAAATTCCTCCATTTATATAACAAATACAAAATTTGTATCAATTATTTGTCAAGTTTATGAAACCGTTTTACCGTAAAACCCATAGTTATAAACTTTAACAAAGTTTCTCGTAATAAAACCGCCATAATATCGTATCACTTATTAATTGAAATTACTAGTTTTTTCGATTATGTCGACCAAATAAATCACGAAGTTCAAGCTCCTCTTGATATGAAAAGTACAATGCTTGCTTATCTTGAACCCTTCAAATTTTCAATCATTCGTCGGTATGCTGACGGGTAGGCTGCTAATACCCGATTTTGGTTTAATAAATCAACCGGTTCGCCAGTAAATTGCGACACTTGAATGCCCACTTCGTTTGCCAAGACTTGGCCGGCAGCAATGTCCCAGGGTTGCAGCCTTGGTGATACGTAAGCGGCAATTTCCCCCTTCAACAAGGCGATGATTTCAATGCCCGCTGACCCATAAATGCGAAGACCCATAGATTCTTTGACTAGTTCTTGTACTTTATAAGCGTCAGTCATGACCATCCCCCCATTGACCGCGATCAAGGAGTCTTTTAGGATTTTGTCCTTGAATGGTGGTTGAAAGACTTGGCCGTTTCGTTTAATGCCTTGACCAGCGGTGGCTTCAAAGTAATCGTCATTCATCACGTCGTACACGACACCTAGCTTTCCAAGGCCGTCTTCGTAGTAAGCGACCATGATGGCAAAGTGATTTTGTTGTAAGACAAAATTCGCAGTCCCGTCAATTGGGTCTACAATCCACACTCCGCCAGCCAGATTGGATGGTGTGTCCCCCATTTTCTCCTCACCGATATAACGGTCTTCTGGAAAGTTTTCTGCAATCTTCTGTCTAAATAATAATTCGACTTCCTTATCTACATTGGTAACCAAATCTTTTCGGTTTGATTTACTCTGGATTTCGATGTCACCATCTAATTGGTCATGAATGTAAGCTGTTGCTTCTTCAATCCACTCTCTCACCAATGCTGCCCGCGCTTCTAACATCAATTTACATGCCTCCTACTTTACCTACAACACTTAACCATTTGTCCCTTAGGGCATTGAAATAGTTTTTGTTTCTGAATTTCTCGCTTTTTTGATCGTGCCATAAAGTTGGTAGCCAGAAATCTTTTCAAAGCTATTGCCTAATTGCTTTTCTTCCATTTTGCTTGGCACAACTTGCTTAAAGGCCTTATATCTATTCAACAATTCTTCGCGGTTGATGCTTGATTCATAAGCTTGTTCCAAGCCATTCCACATTTTTACCACAATCGCCATTTCTTCACTTGTCCAATCTAAATCGATCGGATATTGATAATTGTTAGACATCGTATTCCTCCGCTTTCGTTTTCATATTTATTATAGCGGAAAATATGTAAAAGAGATAACTTAGCCCTCAGTTTTTCAAGTTCTCATTGCACTTTCATGCAAGTACCCTATTATTTAGGCAACTTATTCCAATAGCATTCAATTTAAGAAAGCAAGAACACTATCATGAATGTCTATTCCCTTTCATATGATCACTTGCTATTGCTATCCTATATTGCAAAATCTCTAACATTTGAAATGCCATTGCTTATCTTTTTGACCTCATTTAAAATAAAATTATTATGTTATGAATGGGGAGAAGTATATTGGATATTAGAAAAAGTTTAAAATTAGTCCTAGCCTTTGCTAGTGCGTTAATATTTGCTGCTTGTGGTAATGGTAGTAGTGATAATGAATCAGCAGGCCAAGCAGATACCGACGAAACACGGTCATATTCTGTGGGAGTTGTTGGGGATGTTACAGCTGAAATTTGGGAAGACGTTGCAACTAGATTAGAGGATCAAGGTATTGACCTGAAAGTAGTGACCTTCTCTGAATACTCACAAC from Aerococcus urinaeequi includes:
- a CDS encoding FtsW/RodA/SpoVE family cell cycle protein, with amino-acid sequence MESKEKKAQSNKQKQKEAKVKKQAKKERKKGKQVKGGPSTFQRILAHCEDLNGKILILYGLLLIIGLLMVTTASSYLATSSGQATYYYLVRQAIFAVAGLFAIILIYITKPEMWRHHYFQKLMYGGVTVLLVITIIFGETINGAQGWIGVGAFSIQPVEFAKPALVILVANFLAKDEVQAEIAEINSPFKLVAQYWKEAVAIGIWLGLVFFFPDVGGVLILGSLLVILLLNSGLTVKWLTKTILGVIIVYISIIIILNLFDLSHIDNYQIARFTSFINPFADAQDTGLQLVYGYYALSNGGILGRGAGNSIQKLGYLPEAHNDFIMAIIGEEFGFWGVMLVLVLYFALVIYIFHKAIKMRRIFDQSILVGVGSYFLIQAFVNLGGVLGLIPLTGVTFPFMSYGGSSLLVTSMMIGIALSVIASDRSWRRSLQMKKKQAHQISLAENGK
- the typA gene encoding translational GTPase TypA: MAKREDIRNVAIIAHVDHGKTTLVNQLLEQSDTLDERTKIDERAMDSNDIEKERGITILAKNTAVNYKGHHINIMDTPGHADFGGEVERIMTMVDGVVLVVDAYEGTMPQTRFVLKKAFEANLTPIVVVNKIDKPSARPSEVVDEVLDLFIELGADDEMLDFPVVYASALSGTSSLSDDPADQSETMDPIFDTILDEIPAPVDNSEEGLQFQVSLLDYNDYVGRIGIGRVFRGTIRVGDQVTLMKLDGTEKNFRVTKLFGFLGLERVEINEAKAGELIAVSGMEDIFVGETVVDASIKEALEPLRIDEPTLQMTFLTNDSPFAGQEGKHVTSRKLEERLRYELHTDVSLRVDNTESPDAWIVSGRGELHLSILIENMRREGYELQVSRPEVIIRNIDGVKSEPFELVQIDTPEEYQGSIIDALNQRRGTMVDMISTGLGTTRLTYHVPARGMIGFTTYFMSLTHGYGILNHTFDHYAPYINEPIGGRRNGALVSTDTGKATTYGIMQVEDRGTIFVNPGTQVYGGMIIGESTREKDIVVNIIRSKNLTNVRSSNKDQTASIKTPKLLTLEESLEFMNEDEYCEVTPESIRLRKSILNESERAKSAKKKNLG
- a CDS encoding inositol monophosphatase family protein is translated as MLEARAALVREWIEEATAYIHDQLDGDIEIQSKSNRKDLVTNVDKEVELLFRQKIAENFPEDRYIGEEKMGDTPSNLAGGVWIVDPIDGTANFVLQQNHFAIMVAYYEDGLGKLGVVYDVMNDDYFEATAGQGIKRNGQVFQPPFKDKILKDSLIAVNGGMVMTDAYKVQELVKESMGLRIYGSAGIEIIALLKGEIAAYVSPRLQPWDIAAGQVLANEVGIQVSQFTGEPVDLLNQNRVLAAYPSAYRRMIENLKGSR
- a CDS encoding UPF0223 family protein, whose product is MSNNYQYPIDLDWTSEEMAIVVKMWNGLEQAYESSINREELLNRYKAFKQVVPSKMEEKQLGNSFEKISGYQLYGTIKKARNSETKTISMP